The following proteins are encoded in a genomic region of Protaetiibacter sp. SSC-01:
- a CDS encoding ABC transporter permease: protein MTSLAPLTATAPGSPSRWALHDSLIVARRYLTHFRQQPSRLVGNLLFPIVMVIMFGYVFGSAITLPDGGNYREFLMPGLFVMTMALGMAQTVISVTTDTAKGITDRFRTIPMSGAAVVTGRSLADLAASVLELIALLACGLLVGWRANGTVGQTLAAIGLLLLLRYALAWVGIYLGLALRSPDLASVALAPIYPLTMISNVFVLPAQMPAWLGVIAEWNPLSATVTATRELFGNPGITTSTSWAAENATLLAIAWPVILIAVFLPLAARRYRYLAA, encoded by the coding sequence CACCCCTCACCGCAACGGCCCCCGGCTCGCCGTCGCGGTGGGCTCTGCACGACAGCCTGATCGTCGCCCGCAGATACCTCACCCACTTTCGCCAGCAACCGTCACGACTTGTTGGCAACCTCCTCTTCCCGATCGTCATGGTGATCATGTTCGGGTACGTGTTCGGGAGCGCGATCACGCTGCCCGACGGCGGCAACTACCGCGAGTTCCTGATGCCCGGGCTGTTCGTGATGACGATGGCGCTCGGCATGGCACAGACCGTCATCTCCGTCACCACCGACACCGCCAAGGGCATCACGGACAGGTTTCGCACGATTCCCATGTCGGGCGCCGCCGTCGTCACCGGACGAAGCCTCGCCGACCTTGCGGCATCCGTCCTCGAACTGATCGCCCTGCTCGCCTGCGGCCTGCTGGTCGGCTGGCGCGCCAACGGAACCGTAGGGCAGACCCTCGCGGCGATCGGGCTCCTGCTGCTTCTGCGCTACGCGCTCGCGTGGGTCGGCATCTACCTCGGCCTCGCGCTGCGGTCGCCAGACCTCGCGAGCGTCGCCCTCGCGCCCATCTACCCGCTGACGATGATCTCCAACGTCTTCGTCCTCCCTGCCCAGATGCCGGCCTGGCTCGGGGTCATCGCCGAGTGGAACCCACTTTCCGCCACAGTCACTGCCACGCGCGAGCTCTTCGGTAATCCCGGCATCACGACATCGACATCATGGGCCGCCGAGAACGCGACACTCCTCGCCATCGCCTGGCCCGTCATCCTCATCGCCGTGTTCCTCCCCCTGGCAGCCCGGCGGTACCGGTACCTCGCC